A genomic window from Candidatus Eisenbacteria bacterium includes:
- a CDS encoding acetyl-CoA C-acyltransferase translates to PTGMSGNRILVALLHELNRVKGRYGLATLCVSGGLGMAVLVERL, encoded by the coding sequence CCGACCGGCATGAGCGGGAACCGGATTCTGGTGGCTCTGCTCCACGAGCTGAATCGCGTGAAGGGCCGTTACGGGCTCGCCACGCTGTGCGTGAGCGGCGGCCTGGGGATGGCAGTCCTGGTCGAGCGCCTCTAG